The Candidatus Neomarinimicrobiota bacterium nucleotide sequence ACTCAGATCCACATTCCCTGAAGGGGTTGAATATCACTAAAGCAAATATTTTTCATCAAACTCTATCCAGCATATTTCATAAAGAAATGCAACTTTTGTACGCCCTCATGAAATATGCGTGCTTTTTCATGGTTTATCAGAAGTTCTCTAAGTTCCTCAATAAATGATTGTTTCTGACCGTGCTTCTCCCGGTTTTTTAACGTATTCAATTAAATCATCCTGTGCAGAGAATATGATCTGATACAATATTTGGGTGTCTCGGTTGACAGGGTTAAACTCCTTCAGAGTTTGATCTGTTTCTTGATTCTATGTACTACGGGTTGCACCCAGCCCGCCACGGCATAGCTGGAAGCGACGCCGGGTAGCTATTCATATTTAATCCATTTCGACAAGGCTCAATGCACCGCCTTCGGGATATTTCTTTAGCAGATAAATTAGGTCTCATTCACCACTTTGACGCTTCTTCCTATGACCCCAGGTACGCATTCTGACGATGAGCCATAAATAAAAAGTTGTTTGTAGCGTGAAGGTTTTTGACCTTTGACCTTCGACTTTCGACTTTCGACTTTCGACTTTCGACTTTCAACTTTCAACTTTCAACTCATCAATACATCACAAATTTAGCAAAACGTCCATCCAGACCACCGTTCATCAGTGGCTTTTTCCACTCGGGACGCAGGCCGATATTTTTCAGATACTTACGTTCCCCAAAATAGATATAAGCTTCGCTTCCAGCACATTTTTGCTTGAGCCAATCGCCCAGATCTTTGTAAAAATCTGAAAGATCCTGTCCCCGTTTCAGTCTGATCCCATAAGGCGGGTTCATGATTAGGGTGACACCTTCTGTGTTGCCAATTTGCTGGTAATCTTTGCGGTGGGTGTAGATACCGCTACCACCAGGGAGATGACCCAGATTGCGCTTGGCGACTCGCATGGCACTGGGGTCAATGTCAGAGGCCTGGATCGGTATGCTGTCAGGAACCATGAATTTATTATCCATGCCCTTGCGGATCCGTTTCCAGAGGCCGCGATCAAAATCCGGGAGACGCTCAAACCCAAAAGATTTCCTGAAATAGCCTGGTGAGAGTTTCGTCAGAGTCATATAAGCTTCGGCTGCCAGAGTACCTGATCCGCACATGGGATCGATCAGCATTTTTTCACCGGTCCACTCTGTGAATTGGATCAAGGCTGCTGCAAGTGTTTCCTGCATGGGTGCTTCCACAGTGTCCAGACGGTAACCCCTGCGGTGTAAGGAACTGCCACTGGTATCCAAACTGATAACCGCCCTGTTATTTTCAATATGCAGGTTGAACCAAATATGTGGGTATTTGGGATCCACATCAGGTCGTCGTTTGGCTTTATCCATGAAGCGATCAACAATGGCATCTTTCAACTTCAGTGAAGCGTACTGGGAGTGAGTGATCTGGCTGTTACTGACCTGCGCAAAAATAGCAAAGGTCTGAT carries:
- a CDS encoding THUMP domain-containing protein, whose amino-acid sequence is MEFQYLRTGHYFAQVANGLEELAAAEIKVLGATSIRQRFRGLYFSADKAALYRINYGSRLLTRVLAPLISFDCHSTKYLYKTALDIPWEDLFSPDQTFAIFAQVSNSQITHSQYASLKLKDAIVDRFMDKAKRRPDVDPKYPHIWFNLHIENNRAVISLDTSGSSLHRRGYRLDTVEAPMQETLAAALIQFTEWTGEKMLIDPMCGSGTLAAEAYMTLTKLSPGYFRKSFGFERLPDFDRGLWKRIRKGMDNKFMVPDSIPIQASDIDPSAMRVAKRNLGHLPGGSGIYTHRKDYQQIGNTEGVTLIMNPPYGIRLKRGQDLSDFYKDLGDWLKQKCAGSEAYIYFGERKYLKNIGLRPEWKKPLMNGGLDGRFAKFVMY